The Sus scrofa isolate TJ Tabasco breed Duroc chromosome 6, Sscrofa11.1, whole genome shotgun sequence region CAGCGTCGCCTCCACGCCCTCTATTTCTAGCTGCAACACTCGCAGGTCCTTACAGCGCAGCGTGATGGTGCCGGAGTCACCCTCGACCCTAGAGATGTACGGGTTTAGGCTTAATGTCCCCCGCCCCCGaccaggggaggagaagggagtttCGTAGGGTCGCACGTTATGCAGGGGCGCACCAGCTCCAACAGCGCttgcccttccccctctccctgcgGAGCCGCGCGCTCCCCAACTACCCGGACGTCGCCGCCACGTCTCTCACCGCTTCTCGATGGAGTCGACACTACGCAACAGCAGCAGCCACAGATCTGGAGTCGCCTGGGCCCCTGGCGACAGCAGCAGGTGGTGGCCGGTGACGCAGAGCGTGCCGCGCAGCGGGGGCGTCTCCGAGCCCCGCAGGAGCTCGGCTTGGGCTTGGCCCGTACGTATCAGCTCCGAGAACTCCATTCCTCCAGCGGAGGGCCTGGGGCCCGACAGGAGGACAGACTCTAGGAGCGTCAGGCGGGTGAGCGCGGACTCCGAAAGGGACAGGAACTGGCTGGGCAGCTGGCGACGCCGGCAGGACAGCTGTTAAGGAGGCCCCTTGGAGGAAAAGATCACACAGCGtcacaggaccccccccccccattgccaACACTTCTTAGTGAGACCCTGGGGCTAGTAGAAACTGTTAAGGAAACCTCAATttcatcatctgtgaaatggggagaatAACCTTGGTAAAGCCCTTTACCTCCTGCCTGAGTTGCCGGAGGACCTCATTTTTgtgtgttgctgttgtttttaattcTGGGGAGCTGGCACTCCCActgatttcaaaaaataaaggaaaagaccGTCTTTCTCCTGTACCCTGGTGGAAGGGGTAGAAAGGGTAGATGTGAAACGGGGAACTGTCTGCATCCTCCCCTACGGcggaggcagggtggggggaaaatcCCCTGGTCCACCTTAAACACAAGCAGCTGTGTCGCtggcgcccctcccccaccacagctGGAAGTCCCTGCCTGAGGGCGCCCTCTATGGGGGCCACTTCTGGTACAGAAGCCCCATCCCGCGTCTCTCCATCCTTCCACCAAACATGAATGGACTCTGCACCGAGCTGGGCCTTACATTGGGTGTTGAGACGCAAGGATGGCCGAGGGAAGTTCCGTTCACAGAGTTTTCAGCCTGGGAAAAGACGCACTTAAGCTGGAAGACCCATCCATCCAAGTGttcttatatttctttaacaCTGATGCCTACACCGTGTTAAAGGCTGATTACCAAGAAGAAATGTCTCCCTGCCTTTAACGAGCCTTCTGGTCTACCAGGTTTcaggcttttgtgtgtgtgcaagacCCTTCTTTCAAATAATGAAGTCATCGGTGGACCCTCCCCCCCATCATATAAACATAAAGTTGGAACCACTCTGTGAAAGGAATCAGACATAAAAGAGTACGAATTGTAAAATTCCAGACCAGCTGAAATCAGCTGGGATGGGAATtcctcagaaatgcaaattatcaggCCCTACCTGACATACACTGAATCTGAAGCTCTGGGAATGGGGCCCAGCAATCTGCTTAAACAAGCTTTCCAGGCAATTCTGATCCATGCTGAAGTTGAGAACACTGGAAAGTATACAAAAAGGCAAAGCGAATCTATGCTGTCAGAAATTAGGGTAGTATCACTGAAACCAAGTCCCCCTAAAActaagttctctctctctctcttttttttttttgcatttctttttttttttttttaagatttttattttttcggagttcccgttgtggctcagtggttaacaacgactaggaaccatgaggttgtgggttcgatccctggccgcgctcagtgggttaaggatccagtattgccatgagctgtggtgtagatcacagacccggcttggatctggcgttgctgtggctgtggctacagctccgattagacccctagcctgggacctccatatgccgcgggtgcggccctaaaaaagacaaaaaaacaaacaaaataaaataaaaattaaaaaaaaataaaagcaagttctCTTACTGAGTTTATGATTCTCTCTATCCAAACTTTAATCCCCTTTTTGTCCCCTTTGACCATAATCTTGTGCTAACTGAATAATCAACCAGAGTGAGGTGACTAAAATTGCTGTTGTCAGTAACATCACTAATGTACTAAAATTGCTATTCTAGATATCGTCATTAACAGACAAACTCCAGTTGTTTCTCCAGGGCAAGATGAGGTAACAGCTCATCAGCCCGAAGCCATGGACTCCCTAGCCAGATAATCTTAAACCAGAGACATCCTGACGCCTGAAACTACAATTAAGAAACGTCacatgagttcctgtcgtggcgcagtggttaacgaatccgactaggaaccatgaggttgcgggttcgatccctgcccttgctcagtgggttaatgatctggcgttgccgtgagctgtggtgcaggttgcagaagcggctcagatcccgagttgctgtggctctggcataggccagtggctacagctccaatttgacccctagcctgggaaactccatatgccgcggagcagcccattgtggctcagcaataacaaacccaactagtacgaggacacaggttccatccctggccttactcggtgggttcaggatttggcattgctgcaagctctggtgtcgatcaaagatgcagctcacatctggcattgctgtggctgtggcgtaggccagcagctgcagctctgattcgacccctagcctgggaacttccatgtgctgcaggtgcggccccaaaaagacaaaaaaaaaaaaaaaaaaaaaaaagaaaagaaaaaaggaaatgaagaaatgtcACAGAAACAGAAACGTCACAAGATGATGATTAATCCCAGCCTCTTTGTTcttccccttaaaaaaaacaaaaacaaaaatctaaccCTCAAAGACCAAGTTCGAGTGGATCTGGGGCTTTTTTCCTACTCCTTTGTTGCCCCCACCCCCGAAGTGAACCCTTACTTTGTTGCAAAGTCAGATCTTGGCTTTTTGCATTTGGGGCACATGAGCAAGCCCTATGTTTGGTTACATTGCCCTTAGAAGAGTTGCGATAGGGCAGGAGCACAAAGGAGACTTCCTGGATGCTGGTAATATTCCTTCGCTCCATCTGGGTACTGCTTATATAAGTGTAATCAGTTTGGAAGAACTCATCAAGCCACATACTTCTGACATGGaagtttctctctgtgtgtgttacattgcaacacaaagttttaaaaagggaACTTCTCTGGTTGAagccctgggaggggcagggagaagaaGGTCCAGGAGCCCAATGCTGCATTTAGCCCCACACATCATCCTTGAGGAATTTCCAAGGGAACATGAAGTTCTTTAGAATAGAGCTTGAAATAATTGGTCTGTCTCAATAGAGGGtcagtgacttgtccaaggtcccaCAGAACCTATACCAGAACCAGATCTCTGACTCTCGAGCCAGGGATCTAGACACGATTCCCTTGCTGAAGGGCCAGTGACATGAGTGGACACAGGGCACAGCTTATCAGTCTCCTATCCCCTCCCCATTCCCTTAACCTTGGTCTTGGGAAGAGGTCCAAGACTGGTGTGGATGATGCTTTTCTTATCCTGGAGCAACTTCCTTTCTGGGAACTGGGTGTCTCCTTCTGGACAAAGACAATAAATTTTATCCAAGGGGCCAGAGGAGCAGGgctccctcagcccccacccgGATGGGCATCACGTGGCTTCTGGGTTAGCAGTCCAGGAAAATCCCAGCCCTTTCACACGCACTTCCCACACCCATCTCCTTACGCACTCTGATATATTCAAGCCTCCCTGACCCACCTTGAACATTCACCATCCCACACTCCCTGGCACATCTCTTTCACCATCAGCTTCTGTCACCTCTTCCTGGGCAATATTCCCAGGCTTTCCCTAATCCCAGAACTGCAGCCTGTCATTCACTCCCAACCATGTCCCTGGGGCCACTGAAATTCCAGGCAGTAGGGGAAGAAGAtgaggaggatgaggaagaagagaGCCTGGACTCTGTAAAGGCGCTGACgaccaagttgcagctgcagacACGGCGGCCTTCATATCTGGAGTGGTCAGCCCGGGTCCAGAGCCAGGCCTGGCGCAAGGCCCAAGCTAGACCCGGACCGGAGGGACCTGGGGCCATCTGTGGCTTTGACTCAATGGAATCTGCCCTTGAGTGGCTCCGACAGGAACTGGTGAGTCTGGTGGGGTGGGCAACCTTATAGAGGGCCTTGGGGTAGTCTTCCTTAGGGCCCAAGACcctgggtgtggggaggggatgaGAATGGACCCTGTCTCTGGCAACCGCCCACTTTTGTGGCTTGCTGAAGATGGAGTCCATCCAATCTACTGACCTTGTGTTCCTGTGGCTTAGAGGACAGAGCCCTGCCTTTGCGGGCCACCACTTAAACGGGGGAAGGCATGGCCTCCCATACTCTGGGAATTGCTGTACCCAAAGATACAAAGGAGAACTGACCACGCTATAGACAGAGGAGGTGAGTGTTAAATAGGTGGCTCTTAACCCAATATTGGCAAGTACAAAAATGTCCAGCCTCCAAATTCGAGATTCTACTTAGTTGATCTAGGATTGGCCCCTGGGCACCTGTATTTGTGTAATAAAGTTTCCTTAGCTTGGTTTTAGAGCACCATCTGAGAATCAAGATCTCAAGCTGATCATGATGAATCAAGCTGAGGtgtgaggggtgggtggggaggacacAGTCAATGCACTGACCCAGGATGTTGACGAGAAGGGAAGAATGGCGGTCAGCGAGCTTACGCCCCCTCTCGGCTGCAGCGGGAGATGCAGACACAGGACCGCCAGCTGGCAGGGCAGCTGCTTAGACTGCGGGCGCAGCTGCACCGGCTGAAGGTTGACCAAGCCTGTCACCTGCACCAAGAGTTGCTGAACGAGGccgagctggagctggagctggagcctggggccggcctggccctggccccgccTCTGCGGCACCTGGGCCTCACGCGCATGAACATCAGCGCCCGGCGCTTCACCCTCTGCTGAGGGCCACCTGCGTGACCCCTGGGCCACCTGCTACCTCATCCCCTGCCCACctgggaaaagaaagggaggggtgTCCCAGAGGAGCCAGCACCTGGAAAGGGCgaggggagagatggggagagtcACTCAGTTCTCTGGGAGCATAAAGCCCCAGCATCCTGTTGCTCCTGCTGCTGcgcatgggggtggggtgggaggaaggggaggagctcacagacagccctgccccaggctccTCAATAAACCTCTGCTTCCCATCAAGGTCTCTGCAGTCATTTATTCAGGCCCAAGGTCACTGTATGTCCCCTCTTCCTGGGACCAGGAATTTTACTGCAGGAAAGAAGGCCGGCCTTGGGGGTAAAGATGGACTATTTTAATGGGTCCCCATCTCTCCCCCAGCTCCACCTCTATCGCTCCGTCTTATCAAGATCAGAACtgggaagaaattaaaattctaaatcaTCCCATGGaggtgttcctgtcatgcctcagtggttaatgaatctgactaggaaacagggattgcaggttcaatccctggcctcgctcactgggttaaagatcctgtgttgccgtgagctgtggtgtaggtcacagactgggatggaaccctgtgtggctgtggtgtaggcaggcagctacagctcagattagacccctagcctgagaaccttcaaatgccacaggtgcggccctagaaaagaccaaaaaaaaaaaaaaaaaaatcaccccatgGAAGATGACTTAGGTAGATGGGCAGCTGAAAAGCAGCAGGACCTGGTAGCTGTCAGTGCCAGCTCCACcactgattccttttcttttctcttctttcttctttttttttttttttttttgtctttttgctatttcttgggccgctcccgcggcatgtggaggttcccaggctagggctcgaatcggagctgtagctgccagcctatgccagagccacagcaacgcaggatccgagccatgtctgcgacctacaccacagctcacggcaacgccaggtcgttaacccacggagcaagggcagggatcaaacccacaacctcatggttcctagtcggattcgttaaccactgcgccacgacgggaactcccttttcttttcttttttgatcttgcCTGGGACATGTGGATGTTCTTCGGTCAGgtatggaacctgtgccacagcagggaccagagctcctgcagtgacaataccaggtccttaacctgctctgccacaagggaactcccaccattgaTTGCTGTTAGATCTTGAGAAGGTCCCTTAACACTTGcatcagtttctttctttatctctaaaatggaaatgctggagttcccttgcggcacagtggattgaggatcccgagttgtcaatgcagcagctcaagtcactgctgtggtacagtttctaattgctgcaggtgcagccaaaaaaaaattggaagtgggagttcccttcatggttcagggggttaacgaacccgactagtatccatgaggacgtgggttcaatccctggcctcgcttagtgggttaaggatctggcgttgccgtgagctgtggtataggttgcagatttggttgggatctggtgttgccgtgagctgtggagtaggccggcagctatagctccgatttgacccctagcttgggaacctccatatgctgagggtgccgccctaaaaagacaaaaaaaaaaaaaaaaaaaaagtggaagtgcTAATTCTCACTTCACATGGAGTTGGACATGTCTTAAGTGAGATAAAGCACAGTAAGCGCTCAAGAAACATGCACTTTGTCGTGTGCCTTGCTGCTCTCCTCAGTGCTGTGTTTGCTGTTGTGCAGAGGCCCAGCGATGGCCTGAGGTGCTCAGGTTCATGGCAAGGGGAGCTGGGGCCCCctaagtgtttttttgttgtgttttttgtttttttttttaactttgtatttctCAGCTTTTGTTTCTGTATTACCCCCTTTGTCTGACTTTCCAACTCAGActtcctcttccccccacccaTTTCCTGTCTCCCCCTTCTCTCCGCAGCTGAGGTGCATAAGCATCAGCTTCCACCTCACAAACCCCAACAATGTTTtgtgggctcccctcccccaacccctccctcaGTGCAGCTTCAGGCCGAGGTAACACATGTATGCCTTCCTCCCCCTTGGTAGGGTGCAGGCCCAGCTCTTGAGCCTGATAGAAGCCACTTAGCGTTCCTTCTAACACTGGTGACCAGGCCCTCGGCCACCCTGAGCCGGGCCCCAGGAGAAAGGAAGGTTGTTGGCCTGCTTGCTGCTTGTGCCAcgctccctgcctcctgcctgtgACAAAACGATGTCCATCTGCTGCCTGCACCTGTGTGCCTGGGAAGGCATGTTTGTTCGGTCTGCCTCCTGTGGCAGGAGGTGGTGTCAGGCCCTGTGCCTCTGACACAGGCTGTGGCCGTGCCTCTATCTGGGTTAGACGGGTCCCCCTACTCTCCAGTCCTAGTTAGGGGGTGTCGCCCTGCCCTCTTCCCACAACAGAGGCTGTTACTGTGCCCCCTTTAAGACACGGGGTTGTCCTGCCTGCTTCCTTCAGCAACCCGTTGTCCAGCGTTCTTCTGTAAGAGGGGCGTTACCCTGCCCTCTGTATAGGATAGAGCTGTTGTCCTGTGCCCTGAGATGGCATGGCTATTGTTCTGCTGCTGAAACTAGCGGCAGTGTTCACCTGGTGTCTCTTTGCCTCTAACACGGATGTCTGCTCTCCAGTGATCTTGCAGGGATAGTTCCTCCCCTCTGACTCTGAAGCGATGTTACTTTTGCCCTTGAACTGTAACGAAAGGGTCACTCGGCTCTCAGACTGTGACAGCAGTGCGATTTGCCTTTCACTGAAAGCTGAGTGGGTGTCTGCTCGCCTCCTGCTCACTGGGGTTTAAAGGCTTCCCTTGAATCTCTCGTCCAGGTGCACCCTTCGGGGGCAGGAGAGATGTTCCATTAAATAGGCTTCCTCACCTCCAGGTGACACCCCGGGGATGCGTAGGACCTGGACTGGAGATGTGTAGGACCCCCAAGGGCTGAGGGGCGGGGGGCTATGGGAGCAGGAAGCTTGGGGTGCTGGAGGCTTGTGGTTGGGTTGCTGGGGCCCGGTTGGCTGCAGAGCCctcaggaggaggcaggaagtCAGGGTGGGACGTGGGCGCGAGGAGACAGGCGGTAGCTACAACGCCGAGGGGAGCTGAAGCTGCGTCTGGGCAGCCAGGCTAGGCCAGGAAGACCATGTGAATGGGGCCAGAGGGCTCCTGGGCTGGGCAGGTAAGGAGTCCTGGGGAAAATGGTCTAGGggcgggaggggggcaggggggcggggtggggggcgctgcaGCTGGGCCTGAGGCCAGGCTCCCCTGATATGGAGCAGCCCTTCAGTTTGGGGGACAGAAAATCCTGGCTGGAGGTCATGTGGGAGGCAGGCGGAGCAGCTGGACCCCCTCTTTCCTGTGTAGTTGTTGCCTCTTGCCTGTGTCACACTGCTTACCATCAATGCCCCCTCACTGGGAGCATTTTTCTTGGGGATCTATCACATAGAATGTCAGGTATCAAAAAGGCCTTCGGGAATCCCTAAATCCAGGAGTTGCCgacgtggcccagcagaaatgaatccaactaggaaccatgaggttgtgggtttgatccctggccttgctcagtgggttaaggatctggtgttgccatgagctgtggtgtagttcaaagacacggcttggatctcatgtcgctgtggctgtggcgtaggcccgtggctacagctccgattcgagccctagcctggaaacctccctatgccgtgggtgtggccctaaaaagcaaaaaaaaaaaagaaatccctaaaTCCAATCCCTCCTTCCATGTTGGATCAGAACCCGAGGCCCAGATTGGGCAATGTATTCCATCCCCAAAGTCCATCAGCGAGGCAGCAGCAGAGCCTG contains the following coding sequences:
- the FAM167B gene encoding protein FAM167B isoform X2 codes for the protein MSLGPLKFQAVGEEDEEDEEEESLDSVKALTTKLQLQTRRPSYLEWSARVQSQAWRKAQARPGPEGPGAICGFDSMESALEWLRQELRTEPCLCGPPLKRGKAWPPILWELLYPKIQRRTDHAIDRGAGDADTGPPAGRAAA
- the FAM167B gene encoding protein FAM167B isoform X1, which produces MSLGPLKFQAVGEEDEEDEEEESLDSVKALTTKLQLQTRRPSYLEWSARVQSQAWRKAQARPGPEGPGAICGFDSMESALEWLRQELREMQTQDRQLAGQLLRLRAQLHRLKVDQACHLHQELLNEAELELELEPGAGLALAPPLRHLGLTRMNISARRFTLC